A region of the Desulfovibrio inopinatus DSM 10711 genome:
AAAATGGGCAGGAATGAAACGCATCGTTCACATTTTCAACGAAAACCTATCTGCAATGAGACAAGATGGAACGTACGAAAAAATTCACCAAAAATATAAATAGGGTTCATAAGCTTTTCCCCAGCTTAGGACTCAGCAAGAAGTTCCTTATCCTCCTTCTTCCTCCTGTTATCATTGTAACAGTCATTGCAATTTCTGCACTTTCATTATTCAGTTACTACGATTTACGACTCAAACAACGTCAGTTTATTGTTCAATATATTGAACGACAGAAAGATCCTCTTATTGCACATATCTGGAACTACGATATTCCTTCGTTTACGGCAGAGCTTCGCCTCCTTTTGCTTATTCCCGGCGTCAACCAAGTCACAGCGTATGATGACAAAGGAGAGATTCTCGCAAAACTCAACAATGAAACCGCACCTCAAAAATCATTTACTCTCTCTGTCAGACTCAACAAAGACACCCCGAGCCGGACGATATTTCTTGGCACAATTGTGGTTCAGTTCAGTTCTATTGAAATATATGGAGAAATGCTAAACCGATTCTTATTAGCCGTTGTTTTTTTAGGTATTCTCGTATCCATTATCACCGTTTCAGCCGTAAAATCCAATCGCCTACTCGTCACAGAGCCATTACAACGTTTCGTCTCCACCATCCGATCATCAAGAAAAAAAGAGATGCTTCAGCCCATCACATGGTGGCCGGCAAATGATGAGCTTGGAGAAGCAATCGACGCCTATAACAAACTCATCATACAGCTTGACGCCAGAGATCAGAAGCTTCGAGAGCGTGAAGCACAGCTTCAGTCAACGCTTGACGAGTTACGGGAAAGCGAATTGCTGTATCGTAACGTCAGTGAACGAGCCAGTGACGGCATTCTCATCGTGCAGGACGAGATACTTGTTTATGCTAACATGGCGTTGGCAAACATGCTCTGTTGCCGCCTCGAAGATATTATTGCCCAACCTCTTGCCAAGATCATCAGCCCCGAAAACAAAGACGCGATTGTTAAACGGTACCAGAAAAGGCTTTCTGGAGAAAACGCCCCTACTCGCTACGAGACTGTCGCCATGTTCCAGAACGGTCCCCGCGTCAATGTGGAAGTCAGTGCCACTGTGGTCGATTACCACGGTAAGCCTGCTGGCTTGGGCATCGTCCGTGACATTGACGCCCGAAAAGCCGTTGAGGAGGCTTTGACAGATGCAAAACAGAAGGCTGAAGAAGCCAATAAAGCCAAGACAAAATTTTTAGCCTCTCTCAGCCATGAAATTCGTACTCCCATGAATACCATTATTGGAATGTCTGACATGGCTTTACTCTCTCGGGATGAGGACAGGGAGAGTGCTATCCAAGATATTCGCCGTGCAGCAGACTACCTCATGCAGCTTTTTAACGATCTACTTGATCTCTCAACAATTGAAGCGGCTGAAATCTCCGTCCACAAAGAGCCTTTCAATTTATCTGAAATGCTGCATTTCATAACAGACTCTATGCAGCCTCAAGCCAATACAAACAAAACTTCGTTGCACCTTCATATCCCCGACCATATTCCCAGGAGGGTCCGAGGAGACTCATTTCGAATACGTCAAGTTCTCCTCAATCTCTTAAGTAACGCCATCAAATTCACTCCTCAAGGAAAAGTGTCGCTTACCTTTGGCATGGCCTGTCTATATCCAAAACAGAATCACCAAGCGGATGCCGCGTGTTTTTCTATAAGGGATACGGGAATAGGTGTTGATACAACAATGCAAGAGGCTATCTTTGAAAATTTTGTTCAGGGTGACACATCGACAACGCGTGAGTTCGGCGGGGTAGGTTTAGGGCTCGCCATCTGTAAACACCTTGTTGAAGCCATGCAGGGAAAGATATGGCTCTTTTCCCAAAAAGGCGTCGGCAGTACCTTTGTATTTATGCTTCCTCTGCCTTCCGTATGTGGAGAAAGTGAAACGTATGCTTGGGAAAATGCATCGTCCTCTCTTCATGCATCCTGCAAAATCCCCAGTTTTAATATCCTCGTAGTGGATGACAGCCCAGCCAACACAAAATTGATGGAACGGTATTGCGAACGGTTGAAACAGCGCATGCATAAAGCGGAGAGTGGGCCAGAAGCACTCGATTGGCTTACAAACAACACTGCAGACATCGTGCTTATGGACGTTGAAATGCCGGAAATGGACGGATACGAAGTGACGAGGCTCATCCGTTCAGGCAAAATAGGATTCGATCAAGCACAGATTCCTATTATTGCTCTTACCGCCCACACATCTTCACAATTCCATGAAAATTGCCTCGCTGCGGGTATGAATGATTTTTTATCCAAACCGTTGCAATTCAGCCGGTTCCAAACCCTGCTCGTCAGCTTGAGTACATCAAAATATGGCCATAAATTGTGAATCAAAGCCCCGCTACTTTTCAATCCACTTGACTTTAAAGGGATCGCTATCGTTCCCAGCCGCAAATCGTAAACCAATGGATCGTAACAGCACTTCAGCCTCATCGAGAC
Encoded here:
- a CDS encoding hybrid sensor histidine kinase/response regulator, with protein sequence MERTKKFTKNINRVHKLFPSLGLSKKFLILLLPPVIIVTVIAISALSLFSYYDLRLKQRQFIVQYIERQKDPLIAHIWNYDIPSFTAELRLLLLIPGVNQVTAYDDKGEILAKLNNETAPQKSFTLSVRLNKDTPSRTIFLGTIVVQFSSIEIYGEMLNRFLLAVVFLGILVSIITVSAVKSNRLLVTEPLQRFVSTIRSSRKKEMLQPITWWPANDELGEAIDAYNKLIIQLDARDQKLREREAQLQSTLDELRESELLYRNVSERASDGILIVQDEILVYANMALANMLCCRLEDIIAQPLAKIISPENKDAIVKRYQKRLSGENAPTRYETVAMFQNGPRVNVEVSATVVDYHGKPAGLGIVRDIDARKAVEEALTDAKQKAEEANKAKTKFLASLSHEIRTPMNTIIGMSDMALLSRDEDRESAIQDIRRAADYLMQLFNDLLDLSTIEAAEISVHKEPFNLSEMLHFITDSMQPQANTNKTSLHLHIPDHIPRRVRGDSFRIRQVLLNLLSNAIKFTPQGKVSLTFGMACLYPKQNHQADAACFSIRDTGIGVDTTMQEAIFENFVQGDTSTTREFGGVGLGLAICKHLVEAMQGKIWLFSQKGVGSTFVFMLPLPSVCGESETYAWENASSSLHASCKIPSFNILVVDDSPANTKLMERYCERLKQRMHKAESGPEALDWLTNNTADIVLMDVEMPEMDGYEVTRLIRSGKIGFDQAQIPIIALTAHTSSQFHENCLAAGMNDFLSKPLQFSRFQTLLVSLSTSKYGHKL